In Lysinibacillus sp. 2017, the DNA window GGCGTTTTTATCATTAATGATTTATGGATTGCGTTATTAGCTTTTATGGATTATCGGCGTACTGGTGAATTTTCAATTTATCAAATTTTGATCGTTATCATGATTGTGTATGCGCTAACGTTTGGTAAATCAGATTTCAAAAAGCTAGATGGCATTATTAAAGGAAGAGTAGCCAAAATACGTGGTGAGTCATTAGAAGAATCAAGTCACATCGATCCGTAAAAACCTTGTTTGTTTCCTTTATTTATGTGAAATGCAGAATAATATCAATAATTTTGCGCACATTAGATTAGACTTTATAGTCAGTCTTTTTCTGGAGGTGTAATAGAATGGCAAAGAAAAGTAAAACCAGCTTCAAGAAGGATAAAAAGGAAACTAAAGATACGAATCGGCGTGAAGAATATTCAAAAGAGTTCAATCAAGTAATTCATAATAACCCACCGCAAGAAGTTACAAAGCACAGAGGAACATAAATTTTTATCAATTTTAGTAAAAAAGTTGGAGTTAGTATAAAAATTATATTCTGATTATAAAAGCAGACGATTAAAATGTACGAAAAAGTACTTTTAATATACCGTCTGCTTTTTTTATGGAAACTCTTGGCTATACTGTTCTTATTTTAATGTGGTTCACCCAAACCTGCTTCCATAATCATTGCATCTGTTTTAGTTTTATGAACAGTACCGAATGGGTGGTTAGGCGGGGCATAGATAGAGTACAATTTTAATGGGATATTTCCTGTATTTGTGACATTGTGCCACATTCCGGATGGTATAATAATAGCTGAGTCATCGAAGATTCTACATTGGAAACTTAAATTATCTTTACTCTTACCCATTTGTACAATCCCTTGACCTTGTTCAACACGTAAGAATTGGTCCACATTAGGGTGTATTTCCAAACCGACATCTTCACCAACATTGATGCTCATTAATGTGACTTGCAGATGATTTCCTGTCCATAGTGCTGTACGATACGTGTTGTTTTGCTTGGTGGCCTCGTTGATATTTATAACAAATGGGTTTGCTCCATAATCTTTTAATAAGTTTCCACCGTCACCATATTGATAAGAACCAAACGGCAACTCATTAGGAACAGCCCAATAGCCAGTAGGATTTCCTTGAGGATGCGTTGGTCCATTTGAATAATTAGGATATTGATACGTGTAAGGCATATAGTACATTTTTCTAATTCCTCCCACATTCATTTATTCATTACAAATTATTTTATGTACGGTAACACAGGAGTGTACATATTGAAGTCAAGGAAGCGCTTGTTGATTAAAATCTAAAATATATTTACAATCTGATGTTTTGAAAATTAAAAAGTAGAAAGAGGTAGTTATTATGGAGGTAAAGGGAAAATTCATATACTTAAGATCTATTGAAGAGGAAGATATGGAAAGCATTTATATGTCTTGTCAAGATGAAGAATTTTTGTATATGACGGGTACTCGTAAGACATTTACACTTGATGAAATCATTAAAAGTTATAAACAGTTTAGTAAAGACCCGACACGTTATGATTTTGCCATTTGTTTAGTAGATACGGATGAAATAATAGGTGATTTATCCATAGTAGACATTGACCAAGACAATAAAAAGGCGGGTTTTAGAATATCGCTGCATAGTAAAAATACTTTGAACAAAGGTTATGGTACTGAAGCCACTCAACTTGCACTAAAATTTACTTTTGAGGAGCTTAAACTAAATCGTTTGGAATTAGAAGTATTTTCTCATAACGTTCGAGGCATAAAAGCATATGAAAAAGCAGGGTTTAAAAAAGAGGGAACATTGAGACAATCCCTTTACATGAACAATAAATATTCTGATGAAGTCCTAATGGGCATGCTTCAAGAAGACTACTATAAATAAATATTGGCTAAGACTCTAAATCTGTCATTAGAAAAAATGATAATAACTCATCATGGATAATCCCATCATCGCAATTATCAAAAAAAGTGGAGATTATGGGCAATGTAGCATATGAAAAAGCTACAAGAGGAATGTATGTAAGGGTGGTCTCTAACTAATCTATTGATTATTTATAATCTGGCAAGAAAAACAGAATCAAGCAGATGAATGGGAAATTAAGAAAATGAATAGAGCTTGGTTTTTATTGGAGGAAAAAAATTGACTACTACTTACGTAAATTGGGGAAAATCAAGAGTTAAGTTAACTTGGGAAAAAAATACCTTGCTTCCACAAATAATTTAATCACAAGTGTTCACGGCTTTTGTTTTCAAGAAGATAAATTATTATTGGTCGACTTAAACCATAGAGGGTGGGATTTCCCAGGAGGACATATTGAATCTGGTGAAACTCCAGAAGAATGCTTTAAACGGGAAGCACTAGAAGAAGGGTATGTTGAAGGTGAATGTAAGTTATTAGGATACATAATTGTTGACCATAGCGAAAATCCATTGTGGACAGAAAGTAGTCCTTATCCTAAAATTGGTTTTCAAATATTCTACAAAATGAATATAACAAAACTGCTTCCATTTGAAGGTAAATATGAATCTGCTCAACGTATGCTTGTAAACTCTAATGATGTTTCCTCATATTATCACAAGTGGAATATGCTTTATCAGAAAATATTGGATTGTGCTATACAATAAACCGAATACAAAATTAAAACATACTTATCCGGAAGACAATAAAGGAATCCAAAGTACATTAATAAAGCATCGTATCCGTGGGGGTTAGAATGATTTCTATAATACCAATTAAATAAAATTAGGGGGAGTAGAAACCCATGAATTTAGGCACTCCAATAGCAATTGGAAATACAGCACAAATTTATCTGTATGAAAACAAGATTATTAAAGTATTCAATGATTTTTTGCCCGATACAGAATCTTCATATGAAGCAAATAAACAAAAATATGCCTATTCATGTGGACTTTCTGTACCAAAAATATTTGATGTCACGACAATAGATGGGAAACAAGCCATAATAATGGAGTTTGTTAAGGGGAAAACAATAGGGAATCTTTTGTTAGAAAATATGGACCAAGCAGAATATTACATGAATATTTCCATAGAAATCCAACAAAAGATTCATAGGATAGAAGCTGATTCACTTGAACCGATGTCTTTAAAGTTACATCGGCAAATTGAATCCGCACTCGATTTAGATACAAGACAAAAGAACGCTTTGCTACAAAAAATGGATACGATTACATATAAAAAAAGGTTATGTCATGGCGATTTTCATATGTTTAATTTAATTATGTCAGATAACCAACAAGTAACAATTATTGATTGGGTAGATTCTAGTGCAGGGGATTTACGTGCAGACGTCTATCGAACTTATCTTTTGTATGAACAGTTCTCAGTACAATTAGCAGAAATGTATTTGCGCCTTTATT includes these proteins:
- a CDS encoding aminoglycoside phosphotransferase family protein — translated: MNLGTPIAIGNTAQIYLYENKIIKVFNDFLPDTESSYEANKQKYAYSCGLSVPKIFDVTTIDGKQAIIMEFVKGKTIGNLLLENMDQAEYYMNISIEIQQKIHRIEADSLEPMSLKLHRQIESALDLDTRQKNALLQKMDTITYKKRLCHGDFHMFNLIMSDNQQVTIIDWVDSSAGDLRADVYRTYLLYEQFSVQLAEMYLRLYCQKSGLSKEDIFQWAPIIAGARLSENVSSEKNERLMEIVNQYCPL
- a CDS encoding cupin domain-containing protein, whose protein sequence is MYYMPYTYQYPNYSNGPTHPQGNPTGYWAVPNELPFGSYQYGDGGNLLKDYGANPFVININEATKQNNTYRTALWTGNHLQVTLMSINVGEDVGLEIHPNVDQFLRVEQGQGIVQMGKSKDNLSFQCRIFDDSAIIIPSGMWHNVTNTGNIPLKLYSIYAPPNHPFGTVHKTKTDAMIMEAGLGEPH
- a CDS encoding GNAT family N-acetyltransferase yields the protein MEVKGKFIYLRSIEEEDMESIYMSCQDEEFLYMTGTRKTFTLDEIIKSYKQFSKDPTRYDFAICLVDTDEIIGDLSIVDIDQDNKKAGFRISLHSKNTLNKGYGTEATQLALKFTFEELKLNRLELEVFSHNVRGIKAYEKAGFKKEGTLRQSLYMNNKYSDEVLMGMLQEDYYK